A single Glycine soja cultivar W05 chromosome 14, ASM419377v2, whole genome shotgun sequence DNA region contains:
- the LOC114383948 gene encoding uncharacterized protein LOC114383948: MKRLKEFLLKRFRIKDLGDLKYFLGIEFSRSKEGIFMSQRKYALDILQDSGLTGARPDKFPMEQNLKLTPTDGVVLNDPTKYRRLVGRLIYLTVTRPDIVYSVQTLSQFMHEPRKPHWDAALRVLRYIKGTPGQGLLFSSANDLTLKAFCDSDWGGCHATRKSVTGFCFFLGNSLISWKSKKQVVVSRSSAESEYRAMANTCLELTWLRFILQDLKVPQDAPTPLFCDNQAALHIAANPVFHERTKHIEIDCHIVREKLQAGMINPSYVPTKF, translated from the coding sequence ATGAAACGCCTTAAAGAGTTTCTTCTCAAGCGTTTCCGTATCAAAGATCTTGgagatttgaaatattttttgggcATTGAGTTTTCTCGTTCCAAAGAAGGTATCTTCATGTCTCAAAGAAAATATGCTCTAGACATTTTGCAAGATTCGGGACTGACAGGCGCTCGCCCTGATAAATTTCCAATGGAACAAAATTTGAAACTAACTCCCACAGATGGAGTGGTACTAAATGATCCAACCAAATATAGAAGGCTTGTTGGTAGGTTAATTTACCTTACTGTCACAAGACCTGACATTGTATATTCTGTCCAAACATTGAGTCAATTCATGCATGAGCCAAGAAAGCCTCACTGGGATGCTGCATTGAGAGTCCTCAGATACATCAAAGGCACACCTGGACAGGGCTTACTATTTTCATCTGCTAATGACCTTACCTTAAAGGCTTTTTGTGATTCAGATTGGGGAGGTTGTCATGCCACTAGAAAATCTGTTACAGGATTTTGCTTTTTCCTTGGAAATTCTCTCATCTCATGGAAGTCTAAGAAGCAAGTTGTTGTCTCTAGATCATCAGCCGAATCTGAATATCGAGCTATGGCTAATACATGCTTGGAGTTGACCTGGCTACGGTTCATATTACAAGATTTAAAAGTCCCACAAGATGCTCCAACACCATTATTCTGTGACAACCAGGCAGCTCTACACATTGCGGCGAATCCTGTATTTCATGAGCGTACAAAACATATTGAAATTGATTGTCATATAGTACGGGAAAAACTACAAGCTGGGATGATCAATCCTTCTTATGTGCCAACAAAATTCTAG